GCCTGTGATGAATGACAATGGCTCGATCTTAACGCTCTCTTATTTAGGCGGGCCTCGTTATGTGCCTCATTACAATGTGATGGGTGTTGCTAAAGCAGCTCTTGAGGCAACTGTTCGTTACCTTGCGGTTGATCTTGGGCGTCAAGGCATTCGCGTTAATGCGATCAGTGCGGGTCCTATTAAAACCCTTGCGGCGAGTGGCATTGGTGATTTTAGAATGATTCTTCGTTGGAATGAAGTCAACGCACCGCTTCGCAAAAATGTGACCACGGATGAAGTGGGCAACAGCGGAATGTACCTTTTGAGTGATCTTTCCAGTGGCGTTACGGGTGAAATTCACTACGTCGATGGTGGCTATAACATCATGGGTATGGGAATGGATGAAACCGATGCAGAGGGGCATACGATCCTTGCGTGGGATATGCAAAAATAAGGAAATCGCATGAAATTAGTGCTGCAAAAACTAGGATATGTAGTACTGATGCTCTGCATTATTTCTCTGATCTCTTTTGGAGCCATTCATTTGGCTCCCAACTCTTTCTTCGCCAGTGGCGAGCTCAATCCCAACATTACCCCCGAATCACTCGAACAACTCAAACGTGTCTACGGGCTCGATCAATCCCTCCCAGCACAATTTTTCGCATGGTTTAAAGCGATGCTCCAGCTTGATTTTGGCATCTCGTTTGCCAGTGGAAAAGCCGTACGTGATGAGATATTAGAACGTCTTCCGATCACCCTTTTGATGAATGTGATTAGTATGATTTTGGTCT
Above is a genomic segment from Sulfurospirillum halorespirans DSM 13726 containing:
- the fabI gene encoding enoyl-ACP reductase FabI, with translation MVMKGKKGLIVGIANNKSIAYGIAKACKEQGAELAFTYLNESLEKRVRPIADEFGSDKVYELDINNPSHLEALTASLEKDFGKIDFVVHSVAYAPKEALSGKFVDTTKEAFDIALGTSAYSLVSLSRACLPVMNDNGSILTLSYLGGPRYVPHYNVMGVAKAALEATVRYLAVDLGRQGIRVNAISAGPIKTLAASGIGDFRMILRWNEVNAPLRKNVTTDEVGNSGMYLLSDLSSGVTGEIHYVDGGYNIMGMGMDETDAEGHTILAWDMQK